The following are encoded in a window of Panicum virgatum strain AP13 chromosome 5N, P.virgatum_v5, whole genome shotgun sequence genomic DNA:
- the LOC120674542 gene encoding uncharacterized protein LOC120674542, with product MSEKMIHAETVEQALGRIWCPIKGIECKPLGDNKFLINFLQESGKRKALDEGPWMILKELLVVSDVDRRKTLDEIEFISVPIWVRISNLPIGMMNKEAGKTIGEAIGEFMMLDLEDGEVPIRRFSEVQGVDGAPDRWCPLVYEYLPDFCYVCGIIGHTEKACSVRLKEGEVPQFDKSLRYLPGRGRPDSDGQRRSKREKGGGGKSGLSWGRGSSGSGGKWGHDGSRSEGPTWRRGSNDGGLLTGRKVGEEDEVTSPLKNDGKEAVQEEGLDKGAKKALTFGDNPDADAVHKLGTKPGDTGVVVGADA from the exons ATGTCGGAGAAGATGATCCACGCCGAAACTGTGGAGCAGGCTTTGGGTAGGATCTGGTGCCCCATTAAAGGGATTGAGTGCAAACCCTTGGGTGATAACAAGTTCCTCATCAACTTCCTACAAGAATCGGGGAAGAGGAAGGCGTTGGATGAAGGGCCATGGATGATATTAAAGGAGTTGTTGGTAGTTTCGGATGTGGATCGGAGGAAAACCCTAGATGAGATTGAGTTCATCTCGGTGCCAATTTGGGTGAGAATCTCAAATCTCCCCATTGGCATGATGAATAAGGAAGCGGGGAAGACCATTGGAGAAGCGATTGGGGAGTTTATGATGCTGGATTTGGAGGATGGTGAGGTGCCGATCCGGCGCTTTTCTGAGG TGCAAGGTGTTGATGGTGCGCCGGATCGCTGGTGTCCTTTGGTGTACGAGTACTTACCAGATTTTTGCTATGTGTGTGGCATCATTGGCCACACTGAGAAGGCGTGCTCGGTTAGGCTGAAGGAGGGGGAAGTCCCACAGTTCGACAAGTCCTTGAGGTACTTGCCGGGGAGAGGGAGACCTGATTCTGATGGACAGAGGAGATCGAAGAGGGAAAAAGGCGGGGGAGGGAAATCTGGGTTGAGCTGGGGGCGTGGTTCGAGTGGATCGGGTGGAAAGTGGGGGCATGATGGCTCCCGGAGTGAGGGCCCGACATGGAGGAGGGGCAGTAATGATGGTGGTTTGCTGACGGGGAGGAAAGTAGGGGAGGAGGACGAGGTGACGAGCCCACTGAAGAATGATGGCAAGGAAGCTGTTCAGGAGGAGGGGCTTGACAAAGGTGCAAAGAAGGCGCTGACTTTCGGCGACAATCCGGACGCCGACGCAGTGCATAAACTGGGGACAAAGCCTGGGGATACTGGGGTTGTTGTGGGGGCGGATGCCTAA
- the LOC120673816 gene encoding formin-like protein 3 isoform X2, which produces MSLLSRFFYKRPPDGLLEFIDRIYVFDSCFSTEVLPQGMYPVYLNEILTELHEEHVESSFLAINFRDGDKRSQFADILREYNIPVIDYPRHFEGCPVLPLSLIQHFLRVCEHWLSSGNNKNIILLHCERGTWPLLAFLLSCLLIYKKLHGAEHKTLDIIYREAPKGFLQLFSALNPMPSQLRYMQYVARRNISPEWPPMERALSLDCLILRAIPSFDSDNGCRPLVRIFGRNLLGKNGSMANMIFSMPKKKSLRHYRQEDCDVIKIDIQCLVQGDIVLECVHLDLDPEKEVMMFRIVFNTAFIRSNVLMLNSDDVDILWGSKERYPRNFRAEVLFCEIGGMSPTRAPTATLNGDMKGGLPIEAFSAVQELFNGVDWIESSDDAAYWLLKEFSANSLQEKFQKLILNDMKELSKMQAKVGLQMPLMSPLDSDEEKYSVASDSVCSADHEKVQHGGNSSDSENIDRDLTTEDSESSATLTMNSSSPPLQSQPPPPPHGELPSNRSPFSPPAPPPPPPPPPQNGRKPASPPPPPPPPPPPPSASKHGFSSPPPPPPPPPPRISSVSPPQPPPPPPPPPPSGSKHIPSPPPPPPPPPPRVSSVAPSQPPPPPPVPNSGVAKQQNVCTARPPPPPPAHGMANKGPPPPPPPPPFSSKASTTYASTSKGPPPPPPPPPSTSSRTAGPAAPSPPPPPPPPLPGTNKKTPPAPPPPPLMTGKKAPAPPPPPSQAPKPPGTVPPPPPPSSKISNAAVPPPPLLGRGRGNTTGSTKGRGIGLAQQSNPPKKTSLKPLHWVKVTRAMQGSLWADAQKQGNQASAPDIDLSELESLFSTASVTNISEKGATRRGSAISKPEIVHLVDMRRANNCEIMLTKIKMPLPDMISAILTLDTSVLDNDQVENLIKFCPTKEEIEMLKGYSGNKEMLGKCEQFFLELMKVPRVEAKLRVFAFRITFSTQVDDLRTNLTAINDATKEVKESLKLRQIMQTILTLGNALNQGTARGSAVGFRLDSLLKLSDTRARNNKMTLMHYLCKLLAEKMPELLDFDKDLIHLEAASKIQLKLLAEEMQAINKGLEKVEQELAASENDGAISIGFRKALKRFLDAAEAEVRSLISLYAEVGRNADSLAQYFGEDPARCPFEQVTSILVIFVNMFKKSRDENARNAEAEKKKLEKEKEKEKATVSAK; this is translated from the exons ATGTCACTGCTTAGTAGATTCTTCTACAAGAGGCCTCCAGATGGACTACTGGAGTTTATTGACAGGATCTATG TTTTTGATTCATGCTTCAGCACTGAAGTTTTGCCTCAGGGAATGTATCCAGTCTATTTAAATGAGATTCTCACGGAGTTGCATGAAGAACATGTAGAATCCTCATTCCTGGCGATTAATTTTAGAGATGGAGATAAGAGAAGCCAGTTTGCTGATATACTGCGTGAATATAACATTCCAGTCATTGATTACCCACGGCATTTTGAAGGCTGCCCTGTGCTTCCTTTATCTCTGATTCAGCATTTCCTTCGTGTCTGTGAGCACTGGTTATCTAGTGGGAACAATAAGAACATTATATTACTCCATTGTGAAAGAGGGACCTGGCCATTGTTGGCTTTTTTGTTATCTTGTCTTCTCATATACAAGAAATTGCACGGTGCTGAGCATAAAACTCTGGACATTATTTACCGCGAGGCACCTAAAGGGTTCCTACAACTCTTCTCCGCACTCAATCCAATGCCATCGCAGCTCCGTTACATGCAGTATGTAGCCAGAAGAAATATCTCTCCAGAGTGGCCTCCAATGGAAAGAGCACTCTCTTTGGATTGCCTGATTCTTAGAGCCATTCCAAGTTTTGATTCTGATAATGGATGCAGGCCATTAGTCCGCATTTTTGGGCGAAATCTTCTCGGTAAGAATGGTAGCATGGCTAACATGATTTTTTCTATGCCAAAGAAGAAATCTCTGCGGCACTATCGGCAG GAGGATTGTGATGTGATAAAAATTGATATACAGTGTCTAGTCCAGGGAGATATTGTTCTGGAGTGTGTACATCTCGATCTTGATCCAGAGAAGGAAGTTATGATGTTCCGGATAGTGTTCAATACTGCTTTTATACGTTCAAATGTATTGATGCTAAATAGCGATGATGTGGATATACTGTGGGGTTCAAAAGAGCGGTACCCAAGGAATTTTAGAGCAGAG GTGCTGTTTTGTGAAATTGGGGGCATGTCTCCCACAAGAGCTCCAACAGCAACACTGAACGGTGATATGAAGGGTGGTTTACCAATTGAAGCCTTTTCAGCTGTTCAAGAACTCTTCAATGGAGTTGACTGGATTGAAAGCAGTGATGATGCTGCCTATTGGTTGCTCAAAGAATTCTCAGCAAACTCGCTGCAAGAGAAATTTCAAAAGCTTATACTCAATGACATGAAAGAACTCTCAAAAATGCAAGCTAAAGTTGGTCTACAGATGCCACTGATGTCTCCACTTGATTCTGATGAAGAAAAATATTCTGTGGCTTCTGATTCTGTTTGTTCAGCTGATCATGAGAAGGTTCAACATGGTGGAAACTCATCTGACTCGGAGAACATTGATCGTGATCTTACTACTGAAGATTCTGAATCCAGTG CTACTCTCACAATGAACAGCTCATCCCCGCCTCTCCAGTCTcaaccacctccacctcctcatgGG GAGCTACCAAGTAACAGGTCACCATTTTCAccacccgctcctcctcctccaccaccaccaccaccacaaaatGGTAGGAAACCTgcttcaccgccaccgcctccgccgccgccaccaccaccaccaagtgCAAGTAAACATGGTTTCTCATCaccaccgcctccaccgccgccgccaccacctcgcaTTAGCAGTGTAAGTCCTCCAcagcctcctccacctccaccaccaccaccgccgagtGGAAGCAAACATATTCCgtcaccaccaccgcctcctcctccgccacctcctcgAGTTAGCAGTGTGGCTCCTTcacagccaccgccaccgccaccagtGCCAAATTCTGGGGTAGCAAAACAGCAAAATGTTTGTACAGCtcgaccaccaccgccaccaccggctCATGGAATGGCTAATAAAGGCCCTccaccgccccctcctccccctcccttttcTAGCAAAGCATCTACAACTTATGCTTCTACTTCAAAAggaccacctcctccacctccacctccaccttctACTTCATCAAGAACTGCTGGCCCTGCTGCTCCAtctccacccccacccccacccccgccACTGCCTGGTACTAATAAAAAAACTCCTCCagccccaccgccgccacctctgaTGACAGGAAAGAAAGCGCCTGCACCCCCGCCCCCACCATCTCAAGCACCAAAACCTCCTGGAACTgtacctcctcctccacccccaaGCTCAAAGATATCAAATGCAGCAGTGCCACCACCTCCATTATTGGGAAGGGGACGTGGCAACACAACTGGATCAACTAAAGGCCGTGGCATTGGATTGGCACAACAAAGTAACCCTCCCAAAAAGACTTCACTAAAGCCTCTGCATTGGGTGAAAGTTACTAGAGCAATGCAAGGAAGTCTCTGGGCTGATGCCCAGAAACAAGGGAATCAGGCTAG CGCTCCTGATATCGATTTATCCGAGCTGGAGAGCTTGTTCTCCACGGCAAGTGTAACCAACATAAGTGAAAAGGGGGCGACAAGACGTGGTTCAGCTATTAGCAAGCCGGAAATTGTTCACCTG GTTGACATGCGACGAGCAAACAATTGCGAGATAATGCTTACTAAAATTAAAATGCCTCTGCCTGATATGATT AGTGCAATATTGACTTTGGATACTTCTGTTCTTGATAATGACCAAGTGGAAAATCTCATTAAATTTTGCCCTACAAAGGAAGAGATTGAGATGTTAAAG GGCTATAGTGGCAACAAAGAAATGCTTGGGAAATgcgaacag TTCTTCCTGGAGCTAATGAAAGTTCCACGTGTGGAAGCCAAGCTAAGAGTTTTTGCTTTTAGAATTACTTTCTCAACACAG GTAGATGATCTAAGAACTAACCTAACCGCCATAAACGATGCAACAAAGGAG GTCAAAGAGTCTTTGAAGTTAAGGCAGATAATGCAGACAATTCTCACATTAGGAAATGCGTTGAATCAAGGGACAGCACGAG GATCTGCTGTTGGCTTCAGATTAGACAGCCTTCTTAAACTATCGGATACTCGAGCTAGAAATAATAAGATGACGCTGATGCATTATTTATGCAAG CTTCTTGCTGAGAAAATGCCTGAACTTCTTGATTTTGACAAAGACCTAATCCATTTGGAAGCAGCTTCTAAG ATCCAGCTGAAGTTGCTTGCGGAAGAAATGCAAGCGATAAACAAAGGTCTTGAGAAGGTGGAACAGGAGTTAGCTGCTTCAGAAAATGATGGTGCAATTTCAATTGGCTTTCGAAAG GCGTTGAAAAGGTTTCTTGACGCAGCAGAAGCTGAGGTTAGGTCCCTCATTTCCTTGTATGCTGAAGTG GGAAGAAATGCTGATTCCTTAGCTCAGTATTTTGGTGAGGATCCTGCACGCTGCCCTTTCGAGCAAG TGACATCGATTTTGGTTATTTTTGTGAATATGTTCAAAAAATCACGTGATGAAAATGCTCGAAATGCTGAGGCTGAGAAAAAGAAactggaaaaggaaaaggaaaaggaaaaggcaaCTGTGTCTGCTAAATAA
- the LOC120673816 gene encoding formin-like protein 3 isoform X1, whose translation MSLLSRFFYKRPPDGLLEFIDRIYVFDSCFSTEVLPQGMYPVYLNEILTELHEEHVESSFLAINFRDGDKRSQFADILREYNIPVIDYPRHFEGCPVLPLSLIQHFLRVCEHWLSSGNNKNIILLHCERGTWPLLAFLLSCLLIYKKLHGAEHKTLDIIYREAPKGFLQLFSALNPMPSQLRYMQYVARRNISPEWPPMERALSLDCLILRAIPSFDSDNGCRPLVRIFGRNLLGKNGSMANMIFSMPKKKSLRHYRQEDCDVIKIDIQCLVQGDIVLECVHLDLDPEKEVMMFRIVFNTAFIRSNVLMLNSDDVDILWGSKERYPRNFRAEVLFCEIGGMSPTRAPTATLNGDMKGGLPIEAFSAVQELFNGVDWIESSDDAAYWLLKEFSANSLQEKFQKLILNDMKELSKMQAKVGLQMPLMSPLDSDEEKYSVASDSVCSADHEKVQHGGNSSDSENIDRDLTTEDSESSATLTMNSSSPPLQSQPPPPPHGVPSSLLDSSVLATGPSGPLTKPLQELPSNRSPFSPPAPPPPPPPPPQNGRKPASPPPPPPPPPPPPSASKHGFSSPPPPPPPPPPRISSVSPPQPPPPPPPPPPSGSKHIPSPPPPPPPPPPRVSSVAPSQPPPPPPVPNSGVAKQQNVCTARPPPPPPAHGMANKGPPPPPPPPPFSSKASTTYASTSKGPPPPPPPPPSTSSRTAGPAAPSPPPPPPPPLPGTNKKTPPAPPPPPLMTGKKAPAPPPPPSQAPKPPGTVPPPPPPSSKISNAAVPPPPLLGRGRGNTTGSTKGRGIGLAQQSNPPKKTSLKPLHWVKVTRAMQGSLWADAQKQGNQASAPDIDLSELESLFSTASVTNISEKGATRRGSAISKPEIVHLVDMRRANNCEIMLTKIKMPLPDMISAILTLDTSVLDNDQVENLIKFCPTKEEIEMLKGYSGNKEMLGKCEQFFLELMKVPRVEAKLRVFAFRITFSTQVDDLRTNLTAINDATKEVKESLKLRQIMQTILTLGNALNQGTARGSAVGFRLDSLLKLSDTRARNNKMTLMHYLCKLLAEKMPELLDFDKDLIHLEAASKIQLKLLAEEMQAINKGLEKVEQELAASENDGAISIGFRKALKRFLDAAEAEVRSLISLYAEVGRNADSLAQYFGEDPARCPFEQVTSILVIFVNMFKKSRDENARNAEAEKKKLEKEKEKEKATVSAK comes from the exons ATGTCACTGCTTAGTAGATTCTTCTACAAGAGGCCTCCAGATGGACTACTGGAGTTTATTGACAGGATCTATG TTTTTGATTCATGCTTCAGCACTGAAGTTTTGCCTCAGGGAATGTATCCAGTCTATTTAAATGAGATTCTCACGGAGTTGCATGAAGAACATGTAGAATCCTCATTCCTGGCGATTAATTTTAGAGATGGAGATAAGAGAAGCCAGTTTGCTGATATACTGCGTGAATATAACATTCCAGTCATTGATTACCCACGGCATTTTGAAGGCTGCCCTGTGCTTCCTTTATCTCTGATTCAGCATTTCCTTCGTGTCTGTGAGCACTGGTTATCTAGTGGGAACAATAAGAACATTATATTACTCCATTGTGAAAGAGGGACCTGGCCATTGTTGGCTTTTTTGTTATCTTGTCTTCTCATATACAAGAAATTGCACGGTGCTGAGCATAAAACTCTGGACATTATTTACCGCGAGGCACCTAAAGGGTTCCTACAACTCTTCTCCGCACTCAATCCAATGCCATCGCAGCTCCGTTACATGCAGTATGTAGCCAGAAGAAATATCTCTCCAGAGTGGCCTCCAATGGAAAGAGCACTCTCTTTGGATTGCCTGATTCTTAGAGCCATTCCAAGTTTTGATTCTGATAATGGATGCAGGCCATTAGTCCGCATTTTTGGGCGAAATCTTCTCGGTAAGAATGGTAGCATGGCTAACATGATTTTTTCTATGCCAAAGAAGAAATCTCTGCGGCACTATCGGCAG GAGGATTGTGATGTGATAAAAATTGATATACAGTGTCTAGTCCAGGGAGATATTGTTCTGGAGTGTGTACATCTCGATCTTGATCCAGAGAAGGAAGTTATGATGTTCCGGATAGTGTTCAATACTGCTTTTATACGTTCAAATGTATTGATGCTAAATAGCGATGATGTGGATATACTGTGGGGTTCAAAAGAGCGGTACCCAAGGAATTTTAGAGCAGAG GTGCTGTTTTGTGAAATTGGGGGCATGTCTCCCACAAGAGCTCCAACAGCAACACTGAACGGTGATATGAAGGGTGGTTTACCAATTGAAGCCTTTTCAGCTGTTCAAGAACTCTTCAATGGAGTTGACTGGATTGAAAGCAGTGATGATGCTGCCTATTGGTTGCTCAAAGAATTCTCAGCAAACTCGCTGCAAGAGAAATTTCAAAAGCTTATACTCAATGACATGAAAGAACTCTCAAAAATGCAAGCTAAAGTTGGTCTACAGATGCCACTGATGTCTCCACTTGATTCTGATGAAGAAAAATATTCTGTGGCTTCTGATTCTGTTTGTTCAGCTGATCATGAGAAGGTTCAACATGGTGGAAACTCATCTGACTCGGAGAACATTGATCGTGATCTTACTACTGAAGATTCTGAATCCAGTG CTACTCTCACAATGAACAGCTCATCCCCGCCTCTCCAGTCTcaaccacctccacctcctcatgGGGTACCTTCTAGCCTTTTGGATTCATCTGTGTTGGCAACTGGGCCAAGTGGACCCCTAACAAAACCACTGCAGGAGCTACCAAGTAACAGGTCACCATTTTCAccacccgctcctcctcctccaccaccaccaccaccacaaaatGGTAGGAAACCTgcttcaccgccaccgcctccgccgccgccaccaccaccaccaagtgCAAGTAAACATGGTTTCTCATCaccaccgcctccaccgccgccgccaccacctcgcaTTAGCAGTGTAAGTCCTCCAcagcctcctccacctccaccaccaccaccgccgagtGGAAGCAAACATATTCCgtcaccaccaccgcctcctcctccgccacctcctcgAGTTAGCAGTGTGGCTCCTTcacagccaccgccaccgccaccagtGCCAAATTCTGGGGTAGCAAAACAGCAAAATGTTTGTACAGCtcgaccaccaccgccaccaccggctCATGGAATGGCTAATAAAGGCCCTccaccgccccctcctccccctcccttttcTAGCAAAGCATCTACAACTTATGCTTCTACTTCAAAAggaccacctcctccacctccacctccaccttctACTTCATCAAGAACTGCTGGCCCTGCTGCTCCAtctccacccccacccccacccccgccACTGCCTGGTACTAATAAAAAAACTCCTCCagccccaccgccgccacctctgaTGACAGGAAAGAAAGCGCCTGCACCCCCGCCCCCACCATCTCAAGCACCAAAACCTCCTGGAACTgtacctcctcctccacccccaaGCTCAAAGATATCAAATGCAGCAGTGCCACCACCTCCATTATTGGGAAGGGGACGTGGCAACACAACTGGATCAACTAAAGGCCGTGGCATTGGATTGGCACAACAAAGTAACCCTCCCAAAAAGACTTCACTAAAGCCTCTGCATTGGGTGAAAGTTACTAGAGCAATGCAAGGAAGTCTCTGGGCTGATGCCCAGAAACAAGGGAATCAGGCTAG CGCTCCTGATATCGATTTATCCGAGCTGGAGAGCTTGTTCTCCACGGCAAGTGTAACCAACATAAGTGAAAAGGGGGCGACAAGACGTGGTTCAGCTATTAGCAAGCCGGAAATTGTTCACCTG GTTGACATGCGACGAGCAAACAATTGCGAGATAATGCTTACTAAAATTAAAATGCCTCTGCCTGATATGATT AGTGCAATATTGACTTTGGATACTTCTGTTCTTGATAATGACCAAGTGGAAAATCTCATTAAATTTTGCCCTACAAAGGAAGAGATTGAGATGTTAAAG GGCTATAGTGGCAACAAAGAAATGCTTGGGAAATgcgaacag TTCTTCCTGGAGCTAATGAAAGTTCCACGTGTGGAAGCCAAGCTAAGAGTTTTTGCTTTTAGAATTACTTTCTCAACACAG GTAGATGATCTAAGAACTAACCTAACCGCCATAAACGATGCAACAAAGGAG GTCAAAGAGTCTTTGAAGTTAAGGCAGATAATGCAGACAATTCTCACATTAGGAAATGCGTTGAATCAAGGGACAGCACGAG GATCTGCTGTTGGCTTCAGATTAGACAGCCTTCTTAAACTATCGGATACTCGAGCTAGAAATAATAAGATGACGCTGATGCATTATTTATGCAAG CTTCTTGCTGAGAAAATGCCTGAACTTCTTGATTTTGACAAAGACCTAATCCATTTGGAAGCAGCTTCTAAG ATCCAGCTGAAGTTGCTTGCGGAAGAAATGCAAGCGATAAACAAAGGTCTTGAGAAGGTGGAACAGGAGTTAGCTGCTTCAGAAAATGATGGTGCAATTTCAATTGGCTTTCGAAAG GCGTTGAAAAGGTTTCTTGACGCAGCAGAAGCTGAGGTTAGGTCCCTCATTTCCTTGTATGCTGAAGTG GGAAGAAATGCTGATTCCTTAGCTCAGTATTTTGGTGAGGATCCTGCACGCTGCCCTTTCGAGCAAG TGACATCGATTTTGGTTATTTTTGTGAATATGTTCAAAAAATCACGTGATGAAAATGCTCGAAATGCTGAGGCTGAGAAAAAGAAactggaaaaggaaaaggaaaaggaaaaggcaaCTGTGTCTGCTAAATAA
- the LOC120673816 gene encoding formin-like protein 3 isoform X3 translates to MSLLSRFFYKRPPDGLLEFIDRIYVFDSCFSTEVLPQGMYPVYLNEILTELHEEHVESSFLAINFRDGDKRSQFADILREYNIPVIDYPRHFEGCPVLPLSLIQHFLRVCEHWLSSGNNKNIILLHCERGTWPLLAFLLSCLLIYKKLHGAEHKTLDIIYREAPKGFLQLFSALNPMPSQLRYMQYVARRNISPEWPPMERALSLDCLILRAIPSFDSDNGCRPLVRIFGRNLLGKNGSMANMIFSMPKKKSLRHYRQEDCDVIKIDIQCLVQGDIVLECVHLDLDPEKEVMMFRIVFNTAFIRSNVLMLNSDDVDILWGSKERYPRNFRAEVLFCEIGGMSPTRAPTATLNGDMKGGLPIEAFSAVQELFNGVDWIESSDDAAYWLLKEFSANSLQEKFQKLILNDMKELSKMQAKVGLQMPLMSPLDSDEEKYSVASDSVCSADHEKVQHGGNSSDSENIDRDLTTEDSESSATLTMNSSSPPLQSQPPPPPHGVPSSLLDSSVLATGPSGPLTKPLQELPSNRSPFSPPAPPPPPPPPPQNGRKPASPPPPPPPPPPPPSASKHGFSSPPPPPPPPPPRISSVSPPQPPPPPPPPPPSGSKHIPSPPPPPPPPPPRVSSVAPSQPPPPPPVPNSGVAKQQNVCTARPPPPPPAHGMANKGPPPPPPPPPFSSKASTTYASTSKGPPPPPPPPPSTSSRTAGPAAPSPPPPPPPPLPGTNKKTPPAPPPPPLMTGKKAPAPPPPPSQAPKPPGTVPPPPPPSSKISNAAVPPPPLLGRGRGNTTGSTKGRGIGLAQQSNPPKKTSLKPLHWVKVTRAMQGSLWADAQKQGNQASAPDIDLSELESLFSTASVTNISEKGATRRGSAISKPEIVHLVDMRRANNCEIMLTKIKMPLPDMISAILTLDTSVLDNDQVENLIKFCPTKEEIEMLKGYSGNKEMLGKCEQFFLELMKVPRVEAKLRVFAFRITFSTQITDLLAGR, encoded by the exons ATGTCACTGCTTAGTAGATTCTTCTACAAGAGGCCTCCAGATGGACTACTGGAGTTTATTGACAGGATCTATG TTTTTGATTCATGCTTCAGCACTGAAGTTTTGCCTCAGGGAATGTATCCAGTCTATTTAAATGAGATTCTCACGGAGTTGCATGAAGAACATGTAGAATCCTCATTCCTGGCGATTAATTTTAGAGATGGAGATAAGAGAAGCCAGTTTGCTGATATACTGCGTGAATATAACATTCCAGTCATTGATTACCCACGGCATTTTGAAGGCTGCCCTGTGCTTCCTTTATCTCTGATTCAGCATTTCCTTCGTGTCTGTGAGCACTGGTTATCTAGTGGGAACAATAAGAACATTATATTACTCCATTGTGAAAGAGGGACCTGGCCATTGTTGGCTTTTTTGTTATCTTGTCTTCTCATATACAAGAAATTGCACGGTGCTGAGCATAAAACTCTGGACATTATTTACCGCGAGGCACCTAAAGGGTTCCTACAACTCTTCTCCGCACTCAATCCAATGCCATCGCAGCTCCGTTACATGCAGTATGTAGCCAGAAGAAATATCTCTCCAGAGTGGCCTCCAATGGAAAGAGCACTCTCTTTGGATTGCCTGATTCTTAGAGCCATTCCAAGTTTTGATTCTGATAATGGATGCAGGCCATTAGTCCGCATTTTTGGGCGAAATCTTCTCGGTAAGAATGGTAGCATGGCTAACATGATTTTTTCTATGCCAAAGAAGAAATCTCTGCGGCACTATCGGCAG GAGGATTGTGATGTGATAAAAATTGATATACAGTGTCTAGTCCAGGGAGATATTGTTCTGGAGTGTGTACATCTCGATCTTGATCCAGAGAAGGAAGTTATGATGTTCCGGATAGTGTTCAATACTGCTTTTATACGTTCAAATGTATTGATGCTAAATAGCGATGATGTGGATATACTGTGGGGTTCAAAAGAGCGGTACCCAAGGAATTTTAGAGCAGAG GTGCTGTTTTGTGAAATTGGGGGCATGTCTCCCACAAGAGCTCCAACAGCAACACTGAACGGTGATATGAAGGGTGGTTTACCAATTGAAGCCTTTTCAGCTGTTCAAGAACTCTTCAATGGAGTTGACTGGATTGAAAGCAGTGATGATGCTGCCTATTGGTTGCTCAAAGAATTCTCAGCAAACTCGCTGCAAGAGAAATTTCAAAAGCTTATACTCAATGACATGAAAGAACTCTCAAAAATGCAAGCTAAAGTTGGTCTACAGATGCCACTGATGTCTCCACTTGATTCTGATGAAGAAAAATATTCTGTGGCTTCTGATTCTGTTTGTTCAGCTGATCATGAGAAGGTTCAACATGGTGGAAACTCATCTGACTCGGAGAACATTGATCGTGATCTTACTACTGAAGATTCTGAATCCAGTG CTACTCTCACAATGAACAGCTCATCCCCGCCTCTCCAGTCTcaaccacctccacctcctcatgGGGTACCTTCTAGCCTTTTGGATTCATCTGTGTTGGCAACTGGGCCAAGTGGACCCCTAACAAAACCACTGCAGGAGCTACCAAGTAACAGGTCACCATTTTCAccacccgctcctcctcctccaccaccaccaccaccacaaaatGGTAGGAAACCTgcttcaccgccaccgcctccgccgccgccaccaccaccaccaagtgCAAGTAAACATGGTTTCTCATCaccaccgcctccaccgccgccgccaccacctcgcaTTAGCAGTGTAAGTCCTCCAcagcctcctccacctccaccaccaccaccgccgagtGGAAGCAAACATATTCCgtcaccaccaccgcctcctcctccgccacctcctcgAGTTAGCAGTGTGGCTCCTTcacagccaccgccaccgccaccagtGCCAAATTCTGGGGTAGCAAAACAGCAAAATGTTTGTACAGCtcgaccaccaccgccaccaccggctCATGGAATGGCTAATAAAGGCCCTccaccgccccctcctccccctcccttttcTAGCAAAGCATCTACAACTTATGCTTCTACTTCAAAAggaccacctcctccacctccacctccaccttctACTTCATCAAGAACTGCTGGCCCTGCTGCTCCAtctccacccccacccccacccccgccACTGCCTGGTACTAATAAAAAAACTCCTCCagccccaccgccgccacctctgaTGACAGGAAAGAAAGCGCCTGCACCCCCGCCCCCACCATCTCAAGCACCAAAACCTCCTGGAACTgtacctcctcctccacccccaaGCTCAAAGATATCAAATGCAGCAGTGCCACCACCTCCATTATTGGGAAGGGGACGTGGCAACACAACTGGATCAACTAAAGGCCGTGGCATTGGATTGGCACAACAAAGTAACCCTCCCAAAAAGACTTCACTAAAGCCTCTGCATTGGGTGAAAGTTACTAGAGCAATGCAAGGAAGTCTCTGGGCTGATGCCCAGAAACAAGGGAATCAGGCTAG CGCTCCTGATATCGATTTATCCGAGCTGGAGAGCTTGTTCTCCACGGCAAGTGTAACCAACATAAGTGAAAAGGGGGCGACAAGACGTGGTTCAGCTATTAGCAAGCCGGAAATTGTTCACCTG GTTGACATGCGACGAGCAAACAATTGCGAGATAATGCTTACTAAAATTAAAATGCCTCTGCCTGATATGATT AGTGCAATATTGACTTTGGATACTTCTGTTCTTGATAATGACCAAGTGGAAAATCTCATTAAATTTTGCCCTACAAAGGAAGAGATTGAGATGTTAAAG GGCTATAGTGGCAACAAAGAAATGCTTGGGAAATgcgaacag TTCTTCCTGGAGCTAATGAAAGTTCCACGTGTGGAAGCCAAGCTAAGAGTTTTTGCTTTTAGAATTACTTTCTCAACACAG ATAACTGACCTTTTGGCAGGTAGATGA